A single window of Helicobacter pylori NCTC 11637 = CCUG 17874 = ATCC 43504 = JCM 12093 DNA harbors:
- the lgt gene encoding prolipoprotein diacylglyceryl transferase, translating to MNAWNTIYDQFNPIAFSLGSIEVHWYGLAYACAIVIAFYMALRMIQKDPKRFPIERKEFESYFLWAELGIVLGARIGYVLIYEPNSSYYLTHFWQIFNPFDSHGNFVGIRGMSYHGGLVGFLIASYLYSRKDLKKLLIYLDLIAISLPLGYVFGRIGNFLNQELVGRIVPKDSHLGQIIGIMVDNQLRYPSQLIEAFLEGVIVFLMVMWAKKHTKTHGLLIVVYGLGYSLMRFIAEFYREPDSQMGVYFLNLSMGQILSLFMVIVSLGILLYATKNSKKIKENQ from the coding sequence ATGAACGCTTGGAATACGATTTATGATCAATTTAACCCTATCGCTTTTAGTCTTGGCAGTATTGAAGTGCATTGGTATGGTTTGGCGTATGCGTGCGCGATTGTTATCGCTTTTTATATGGCGTTAAGAATGATTCAAAAAGATCCCAAGCGATTCCCCATTGAAAGGAAGGAATTTGAGAGTTATTTTTTATGGGCGGAGCTTGGCATTGTGCTAGGGGCAAGGATAGGATATGTTCTTATTTATGAGCCTAATTCCAGCTATTATTTGACGCATTTTTGGCAAATCTTTAACCCTTTTGATAGCCATGGGAATTTTGTAGGCATTCGTGGGATGAGCTATCATGGGGGGTTGGTGGGGTTTTTGATCGCTTCGTATCTTTATAGCCGTAAGGATTTGAAAAAGCTTTTGATTTATTTGGATTTGATTGCGATCAGCCTGCCTTTAGGGTATGTTTTTGGGAGGATTGGGAATTTTTTAAACCAGGAGCTTGTGGGGAGGATTGTCCCCAAAGACAGCCATTTAGGGCAAATCATAGGCATTATGGTGGATAATCAATTGCGTTATCCTAGCCAGTTGATTGAAGCGTTTTTAGAGGGGGTTATCGTGTTTTTAATGGTAATGTGGGCTAAAAAACACACCAAAACGCATGGGTTGCTGATTGTGGTTTATGGCTTGGGGTATTCCTTGATGCGCTTTATTGCGGAATTTTACAGAGAGCCAGACAGCCAAATGGGGGTTTATTTTTTGAATTTGAGCATGGGGCAGATTTTAAGCTTATTTATGGTAATTGTTTCGTTAGGGATTTTATTGTATGCTACAAAAAATTCTAAAAAAATAAAGGAAAATCAATGA
- a CDS encoding RluA family pseudouridine synthase: MEKAYKILSVQENVSHKKAKSLIDSGLVSIGGKKLMVARKELPKNTRFSVQKVEKPSVIFEDENILALFKPPFIESYDLISFFKGWVLLHRLDKETSGVILLVKENSEFHLKAKKAFKDRAVKKEYLALAQGIIEEEREINAPILTIKTTKAFSKISKKGQEAVTIITPLKIINKKTLLKVGIKTGRTHQIRVHLKHINHPIIGDTIYGDSQHSAKRLMLHAHKIALLGYEFEAIPPKEFEI, from the coding sequence ATGGAAAAAGCTTATAAAATATTGAGCGTTCAAGAAAACGTTTCGCATAAAAAAGCTAAATCTTTGATCGATTCTGGGTTAGTGAGTATAGGGGGGAAGAAATTGATGGTCGCCAGAAAAGAACTCCCCAAAAACACGCGCTTTAGCGTCCAAAAGGTTGAAAAACCCAGCGTGATTTTTGAAGATGAAAACATTCTAGCTCTTTTTAAACCTCCTTTTATAGAGAGCTATGATTTAATCTCTTTTTTCAAAGGTTGGGTTTTGTTGCACCGCTTGGATAAAGAAACAAGCGGGGTGATTTTGTTGGTGAAAGAAAATTCAGAATTCCATTTAAAAGCTAAAAAGGCTTTTAAAGACAGGGCGGTTAAAAAGGAGTATTTAGCGCTCGCTCAAGGCATCATAGAAGAAGAGCGAGAAATCAACGCTCCCATTCTTACGATTAAAACCACTAAAGCGTTTAGCAAGATCTCTAAAAAAGGGCAAGAAGCGGTTACGATAATCACGCCTTTAAAAATTATCAACAAAAAAACCCTTTTAAAAGTGGGGATCAAAACCGGAAGAACCCACCAAATCAGAGTCCATTTAAAGCATATCAACCACCCCATTATAGGCGATACAATCTATGGCGATAGCCAACACTCCGCCAAACGCTTGATGCTCCATGCGCATAAAATCGCGCTACTAGGGTATGAATTTGAAGCGATCCCCCCTAAAGAATTTGAAATTTAA
- the waaA gene encoding lipid IV(A) 3-deoxy-D-manno-octulosonic acid transferase, with product MFKFFYLLLLTLGHLFGVPFIFFWSFKEKYRHSLKARFFLKDNFLKSEPVFWFHACSYGEVKSLEPIIQALKEPILISVTTNTGFELAAQTYQHSKHIEVRYLPFETLLFAWKKNLKRLKTLVVTEAELWFNVFDTAQKLGAKTMLINARISARSYPKYQRFSFFYALLFKRVDLILAQSKEDKKRLLNLGAKKVVDFLNIKRFSKPVIASFYPKNPDALNIVLASTHEGEEELGLKAFLEFKKTFKNARLIVVPRHPERFKSVQNLLQDALKATRFSWECFSSKGFVECDILLVDRLGELNNFYAIADIVILGGSFVKMGGHNPLEPAFFNACLITGEYLFNQVALFELVKPYKIVPKEDLLGALLDYKNLGVVRFLENGHDLNELLAFIKH from the coding sequence TTGTTTAAGTTTTTCTACCTTTTATTGTTAACTTTGGGGCATCTTTTTGGTGTGCCTTTCATCTTTTTTTGGAGTTTTAAGGAAAAATACCGCCATTCTTTGAAGGCTCGTTTTTTTCTTAAAGACAATTTTTTAAAAAGCGAGCCGGTTTTTTGGTTTCATGCATGCTCTTATGGGGAGGTCAAATCCTTAGAGCCAATCATTCAAGCTTTAAAAGAGCCGATTTTAATCAGCGTTACCACTAATACCGGCTTTGAATTAGCCGCTCAAACTTATCAGCATTCTAAGCATATAGAAGTGCGTTACCTGCCTTTTGAAACCCTATTATTTGCATGGAAAAAAAACTTAAAACGCTTAAAAACTTTGGTGGTTACAGAAGCGGAATTGTGGTTTAATGTGTTTGATACGGCTCAAAAATTAGGGGCAAAAACCATGCTCATTAACGCTCGCATCAGCGCTCGTTCTTACCCCAAGTATCAGCGTTTTTCTTTCTTTTATGCGCTTTTATTCAAACGCGTTGATTTGATTTTAGCGCAAAGCAAGGAGGATAAAAAGCGCTTGTTGAATCTAGGGGCAAAAAAAGTGGTGGATTTTTTGAATATCAAGCGTTTTTCAAAGCCTGTGATCGCTTCGTTTTACCCTAAAAACCCGGACGCTTTAAACATTGTTTTAGCTAGCACGCATGAGGGCGAGGAGGAATTAGGGTTAAAAGCGTTTTTAGAGTTCAAAAAGACTTTTAAAAATGCAAGACTGATTGTCGTGCCGCGCCACCCGGAGCGTTTTAAAAGCGTGCAGAATTTATTGCAAGATGCTTTAAAAGCGACTCGTTTTAGTTGGGAGTGTTTTTCTTCAAAGGGTTTTGTGGAATGCGATATTTTGTTAGTGGATCGCTTGGGGGAATTGAATAATTTCTATGCGATCGCAGATATTGTCATTTTAGGGGGTTCGTTTGTCAAAATGGGGGGGCATAACCCTTTAGAGCCGGCGTTTTTTAATGCGTGCTTGATCACAGGGGAGTATCTTTTCAACCAGGTAGCGTTGTTTGAATTAGTCAAGCCTTATAAAATCGTTCCAAAAGAGGATCTGTTAGGCGCTCTTTTAGATTACAAAAATTTAGGCGTGGTGCGTTTTTTAGAAAACGGGCATGATTTAAACGAATTGCTCGCTTTCATTAAACATTAA
- a CDS encoding zinc ribbon domain-containing protein: protein MNTHLKQLIEISHLDKEIDSLEPLIREKRKDLDKALNDKEAKNKAILNLEEEKLALKLQVSKNEQTLQDTNAKIASIQKKMSEIKSERELRSLNIEEDIAKERSNQANREIENLQNEIKHKSEKQEVLKKEMLELEKLALELENLVENEVKNIKETQQIIFKKKEELVEKTEPKIYSFYERIRRWAKNTSIVTIKKQACGGCFIRLNDKIYTEVLTSGDMITCPYCGRILYAEGAYENSAQPPKESQESV, encoded by the coding sequence ATGAACACCCATCTCAAACAATTGATTGAAATTTCGCATTTGGATAAAGAAATTGACTCCTTAGAGCCGTTGATCAGAGAAAAACGAAAAGACTTGGATAAAGCCTTGAATGATAAAGAAGCTAAAAATAAAGCGATTTTGAATTTGGAAGAGGAAAAATTAGCCCTAAAATTACAGGTTTCTAAAAACGAGCAAACCCTACAAGACACGAACGCTAAAATCGCTAGCATTCAAAAGAAAATGAGCGAGATCAAATCCGAAAGGGAATTGCGATCTTTAAACATTGAAGAAGATATTGCTAAAGAGCGCTCCAACCAAGCCAACAGAGAAATTGAAAACCTGCAAAATGAAATCAAGCACAAAAGCGAAAAACAAGAAGTTTTGAAAAAGGAAATGCTAGAGCTTGAAAAATTAGCGTTGGAATTGGAAAATTTAGTGGAAAACGAAGTCAAAAACATCAAAGAAACCCAACAAATCATCTTTAAAAAGAAAGAAGAACTCGTGGAAAAAACCGAGCCTAAAATCTATAGCTTTTATGAAAGGATCAGAAGATGGGCGAAAAACACGAGCATTGTAACGATCAAAAAACAAGCTTGTGGGGGTTGTTTTATTAGACTGAATGATAAGATTTATACCGAAGTGCTAACGAGTGGGGACATGATCACTTGCCCGTATTGCGGGCGTATTTTATACGCTGAGGGCGCGTATGAAAACAGCGCTCAACCTCCAAAAGAAAGCCAAGAATCAGTTTGA